One genomic region from Flagellimonas oceani encodes:
- a CDS encoding glutaredoxin — MKTFFVHFVFLMSALLSYSQQMAVEILEEETADHVVFKAKNTLDEPVEITFELSEIRGLEYDGQPIVKLVEPQKTLLVAELKKIGGPVGYVYGYNQVLMPAKLYDPEDFKKFEQGIVVFSRDGCTRCAYATDYLVQNKVDFTLLNFTQHPEYGAYMWDKLREQGVIGNQVGTPVIMVNGRLSYSHENLKQFVRTLKQTQQGGK, encoded by the coding sequence ATGAAAACCTTTTTTGTCCATTTTGTATTTCTTATGTCCGCTCTTTTGTCCTACTCACAACAGATGGCCGTGGAGATTCTTGAAGAGGAAACCGCGGACCATGTGGTTTTCAAGGCGAAAAATACTTTGGATGAACCTGTTGAGATTACATTTGAACTCAGTGAGATCAGGGGATTGGAATATGATGGGCAACCCATCGTAAAGCTAGTGGAGCCTCAAAAGACCTTATTGGTGGCCGAGCTCAAAAAGATAGGGGGACCTGTAGGTTATGTCTATGGCTACAACCAGGTGCTTATGCCGGCCAAGCTCTACGACCCCGAGGATTTCAAAAAGTTTGAACAGGGCATCGTGGTCTTCAGTAGAGATGGTTGTACACGATGTGCCTATGCGACGGATTATCTGGTACAGAACAAGGTGGACTTTACCCTGCTCAATTTCACCCAACATCCCGAATATGGTGCCTATATGTGGGACAAGCTCAGGGAACAAGGCGTCATCGGCAACCAAGTGGGCACCCCCGTGATCATGGTAAATGGCCGTTTGAGTTATTCCCATGAGAACCTGAAACAGTTTGTCAGGACCTTGAAACAAACCCAACAGGGGGGCAAATAG
- a CDS encoding IS110 family transposase, with translation MEKSDFKYFVGVDISKKSFDIAIIEGDDTASFVFDNSQKGTRAFIRLLKNRGIPLESTLVCLEHTGIYGRLVIARLLEKQVNFCVEMSLRITRSLGIQRGKNDRLDAIRIARYAAKNHNEMELYRPVPEILEKVNALLKVRDQLVRFRADLGKHPNELKTFDPELGKHQRHIRKTTKCLNDEIRRMEGEIEALVLSDERLNTTVRLATSVTGIGMFTALYFTIFTNFFTRYETPKQLACYCGVVPFEHTSGSSIQKRSRVHHMANKTMKKQLHMCALAAVRHDPELKAYYERKAEEGKNKMLVLNNVRNKLVLRVCAVVKRQRPYQKSVA, from the coding sequence ATGGAAAAATCTGACTTCAAGTATTTTGTTGGCGTGGACATATCCAAAAAGTCCTTTGACATCGCCATTATCGAAGGGGACGACACGGCCTCGTTCGTGTTCGACAATTCACAAAAGGGCACCAGAGCGTTCATAAGGCTGCTCAAGAACAGGGGCATACCCTTGGAAAGCACCCTGGTCTGTCTGGAACATACCGGGATATACGGCAGGCTGGTCATCGCAAGGCTGCTGGAAAAACAGGTCAATTTCTGCGTCGAGATGTCGTTGAGGATCACACGTAGCCTGGGGATACAACGCGGAAAGAACGATAGGCTGGACGCCATCCGGATCGCACGGTACGCCGCCAAGAACCACAACGAGATGGAACTGTACAGACCTGTCCCGGAGATCCTGGAAAAGGTCAATGCCCTGCTCAAGGTAAGGGACCAACTGGTCAGGTTCAGGGCCGACCTGGGCAAACATCCCAATGAACTCAAGACCTTTGACCCGGAACTTGGAAAACATCAAAGGCACATCAGGAAGACGACCAAGTGCCTCAACGACGAGATACGCCGCATGGAGGGCGAGATAGAGGCTCTTGTGCTCTCCGATGAAAGGCTGAACACCACGGTGCGACTGGCGACCTCCGTGACGGGGATAGGTATGTTCACGGCACTATACTTCACCATCTTCACCAATTTTTTCACCAGGTACGAAACTCCCAAACAGCTTGCCTGCTACTGTGGTGTGGTGCCCTTCGAGCACACCTCCGGTTCCAGTATCCAGAAACGCTCCAGGGTGCACCATATGGCCAACAAGACGATGAAAAAACAGTTGCACATGTGCGCACTTGCCGCAGTCAGGCACGATCCGGAACTGAAGGCCTATTATGAAAGAAAGGCCGAGGAGGGAAAGAACAAAATGCTTGTCCTCAACAATGTCCGAAACAAGCTTGTCCTTAGGGTGTGTGCCGTGGTAAAACGGCAGAGGCCCTATCAAAAAAGTGTCGCTTGA
- a CDS encoding carboxypeptidase-like regulatory domain-containing protein, with the protein MNRKHLIFALFLVPILSWSQFKVSGVVISKTDNDSIPGVIVKEKGTENGAQTDFDGQFSIEVSDPNAILVFSFVGMVTKEYSLKGENKIIVTTKWDCNKDFFDSNRIRIYGQSGLINNPIGGQIDIASPYIYFGGVLEASYSYQTNSKENVFQEGSLEFKHSISNCEFDIDFRASYRDFKFDNELKNNTYSFETDFNLSRISFIAGYSHLEINNIGNSRNYKSSGLLIGFGTSFGRPLYPELVSKISIYKDNIEYQGKIQGSFKRFLIFLKYYKLSSFQELSLGIGYNLFY; encoded by the coding sequence ATGAATAGAAAGCATCTGATATTCGCCTTGTTTTTAGTTCCAATTTTGAGTTGGAGTCAATTCAAAGTATCTGGGGTTGTAATATCTAAAACCGATAATGATTCAATCCCTGGTGTAATCGTAAAAGAAAAGGGCACTGAAAATGGAGCTCAAACAGACTTCGACGGTCAATTTTCGATTGAAGTTTCAGACCCTAATGCAATCTTGGTTTTTTCATTTGTTGGAATGGTAACCAAAGAATATAGCCTTAAAGGAGAAAATAAAATTATAGTAACAACGAAATGGGATTGCAACAAAGATTTTTTTGATTCAAACAGGATTAGAATTTATGGGCAGTCTGGACTAATAAACAATCCAATTGGTGGACAAATTGATATTGCCTCCCCATACATTTATTTTGGAGGGGTATTGGAAGCCAGTTATAGCTATCAGACAAATTCGAAAGAAAATGTTTTCCAAGAAGGTAGCTTAGAGTTCAAACATTCAATATCAAATTGTGAATTTGATATTGATTTCAGGGCTAGCTACCGAGATTTTAAATTTGACAATGAACTTAAGAACAACACCTATTCTTTTGAAACGGATTTTAATCTTTCAAGAATCAGTTTTATAGCGGGTTATAGTCATCTAGAAATTAATAATATAGGTAATTCAAGAAATTATAAATCTTCAGGTTTGTTAATTGGATTTGGAACTTCATTTGGAAGACCTCTATATCCAGAATTAGTAAGCAAAATCTCGATTTATAAAGATAATATTGAGTATCAAGGTAAAATTCAAGGAAGTTTTAAACGATTTTTGATATTCCTGAAATATTATAAATTAAGCTCATTTCAAGAGTTAAGTCTGGGAATCGGTTATAATCTATTTTATTAA
- a CDS encoding T9SS type A sorting domain-containing protein, producing MRLFTLAFLFCYSTLSFGQDIFKPYSDIYKLDDDVEKHSKVVFFSKTISQTLSDDKLDSRLEYVDRYAVTQTLNYSPSNSGVWTTLKNGAKIWRIKLKSPGAKFLNIVFGKFHIPPGGLIHIYNNDRSEMLGGFTEANNQGDFDSPGSYASGIISDDEVILEYFQSKGVKGEIIIEISEINHGIKAVNIKKELELAKASATDVTNRDPNLNTSGPCQVNINCSEGNNWQNEKQGVAVFFNGITFCTGSLVNNTSQNGIPYFLTADHCLGNKDAVSNPNASGWIFYWNYEQPGCANSPIQPTLQSTFGATLVANDDNSDNLNTDFGLLRLSESPAQKGFNTYFNGWDRTQNPPAGGVVIHHPRVDVKKIATYTVTPIPSQIGYAPANWDVSWIGTTNGYSVVQPGSSGSPLISANKRILGVLSSSTTTNCTNPQSQIAKFGRFSSMWDNPYSIRRRVRDYLDPTGTNKSYMSGRRFYPEDVDLVINYLESDFEMYISASVIGGSSPYKWYVNSTLIATTTNPSFSYRYRCQGGNSIISVVSSGGGSDSKSYYEDCSGGGGHKSVVYPNPSTSEITINNSESGKDDLTFIPKKSKKYENSNFDNIQYNNANVKVFSQTGKLVIDEKIRGSTSEIKINVSNLRSGIYFLKITDDNGKDEQHQILVK from the coding sequence ATGAGATTATTTACCTTAGCATTCCTGTTTTGTTATTCTACACTTAGTTTTGGACAAGACATTTTCAAACCCTATTCTGATATTTATAAATTAGACGATGACGTTGAAAAGCACTCTAAAGTTGTATTCTTTTCAAAAACAATTTCACAAACCCTAAGTGATGATAAACTAGATTCTCGTCTAGAGTATGTTGACCGTTACGCTGTAACGCAAACATTAAACTATTCGCCAAGTAACTCAGGTGTTTGGACCACTTTAAAAAATGGGGCTAAAATTTGGCGCATAAAATTAAAAAGTCCAGGCGCTAAATTTTTAAATATAGTTTTTGGTAAATTCCACATACCTCCTGGTGGACTAATCCATATATACAATAATGACAGATCAGAAATGCTTGGAGGATTTACAGAGGCTAATAATCAAGGAGATTTTGATAGCCCGGGAAGTTATGCAAGTGGAATAATCAGTGATGACGAAGTTATTTTGGAGTATTTTCAATCCAAAGGAGTGAAAGGTGAAATTATTATAGAAATATCAGAGATAAATCATGGAATAAAGGCGGTAAATATTAAAAAAGAGCTTGAACTCGCTAAGGCAAGTGCAACTGATGTTACCAACCGTGACCCTAACTTGAATACCTCAGGGCCTTGCCAAGTCAATATCAATTGCTCAGAAGGAAATAACTGGCAAAATGAAAAGCAAGGAGTTGCAGTTTTTTTCAATGGTATAACATTTTGTACTGGGAGTCTTGTCAATAACACATCACAAAATGGAATACCCTATTTTCTGACAGCAGACCATTGTCTGGGAAACAAGGACGCAGTAAGTAACCCCAATGCCTCGGGTTGGATATTTTATTGGAACTATGAACAACCGGGATGTGCCAATAGCCCCATCCAACCAACACTTCAATCAACCTTTGGGGCCACCTTAGTGGCTAATGATGACAATTCAGATAATTTGAACACCGATTTTGGATTGCTGCGGCTTTCTGAATCGCCCGCTCAAAAAGGGTTTAATACTTATTTCAATGGATGGGACAGAACACAAAATCCTCCCGCAGGGGGAGTGGTGATTCACCACCCACGTGTAGATGTGAAAAAAATAGCGACATATACCGTGACTCCTATTCCTAGTCAAATAGGTTATGCGCCGGCAAACTGGGATGTTTCCTGGATTGGCACCACTAATGGATATTCTGTGGTTCAGCCGGGCTCTTCGGGATCTCCATTGATATCAGCAAACAAAAGGATTTTGGGCGTGCTTTCTTCTAGCACAACAACAAATTGCACCAATCCCCAGAGTCAAATTGCAAAGTTTGGAAGGTTTAGCTCCATGTGGGACAACCCATATTCCATAAGGCGTCGGGTAAGGGATTACCTGGATCCCACTGGCACAAATAAGAGTTATATGTCAGGAAGGAGGTTTTACCCCGAAGATGTGGATTTAGTTATCAATTATCTCGAGTCGGATTTTGAAATGTATATTTCAGCCTCTGTCATTGGTGGTAGTTCCCCCTACAAATGGTATGTCAATAGCACACTTATTGCAACCACTACAAATCCATCCTTTTCTTACAGGTATAGATGTCAAGGAGGAAACTCAATAATTTCAGTTGTTAGTAGCGGAGGAGGATCCGACTCCAAAAGTTATTATGAAGATTGTAGTGGTGGAGGTGGGCATAAGAGCGTTGTTTATCCAAATCCAAGTACATCGGAAATTACAATAAATAATTCTGAGTCTGGAAAAGATGACCTAACTTTTATTCCTAAAAAGTCAAAAAAATATGAAAATTCAAATTTTGACAATATCCAATACAATAATGCAAATGTTAAAGTTTTTAGTCAAACGGGAAAACTAGTTATTGACGAAAAAATCCGTGGTAGTACTTCTGAAATTAAAATCAATGTTTCTAATCTACGTAGTGGGATATACTTCTTGAAAATTACGGATGATAATGGAAAAGACGAACAACATCAAATATTAGTCAAATGA
- a CDS encoding site-specific integrase gives MKKSFSILFYIRKSRSNSDERATIHLRITVGAKRAEMSVQRKVNPNQWNPNAGKVKGSGQLAMETNRYLEEIRHKLFEIHGKLTTKGKPFSAETIRNEFSGKGKRQKMLLVLYQEHNDEILELVGKEYSMGRYYQHNRTKEHLRKFIQKEYDEQDIPMKKVDLAFIHRFEHHLKVTKAGGRNTITKYITNFKKIVRIAYAHNWINKDPFFHWKAKWKPTEREVLTEPELNALKEKEFKNKKLDRVRDIFLFCCFTGLSYADVKKLSSLDIVLDIRGQQWIKTQRKKTKTKSSVPLLPIPLQIMEKYGEFHARSKDNLILPVMSNQKLNEYLTDIAEQCGINKRITFHLSRHTFATTVTLANGVPIESVSKMLGHTSIKTTQIYAKVVDRKLVEDMDVVLSKYRIC, from the coding sequence ATGAAAAAATCGTTCTCCATCCTGTTCTACATCAGGAAAAGCAGGTCCAATAGCGATGAAAGAGCCACCATTCATCTCCGAATTACTGTAGGTGCGAAGCGAGCTGAAATGAGTGTCCAACGAAAGGTAAATCCCAACCAATGGAACCCAAACGCGGGCAAGGTAAAGGGAAGCGGTCAGTTGGCAATGGAGACCAATAGGTACCTAGAAGAGATTCGGCACAAGCTGTTCGAGATCCACGGCAAACTGACCACCAAGGGGAAACCCTTTTCCGCCGAGACCATCAGAAATGAATTTTCGGGAAAGGGAAAGCGGCAAAAAATGCTCCTAGTCCTGTACCAAGAGCACAACGATGAGATTCTCGAACTGGTCGGAAAGGAATATTCCATGGGGAGATACTACCAACATAACAGGACCAAGGAGCATTTGCGAAAGTTCATACAAAAGGAATACGACGAACAGGACATCCCGATGAAAAAGGTCGATTTGGCATTCATCCATAGGTTCGAGCACCATCTGAAGGTCACCAAGGCAGGGGGAAGGAACACGATTACAAAATATATCACCAATTTCAAAAAGATTGTCCGTATCGCCTATGCCCACAATTGGATCAACAAGGACCCCTTTTTTCACTGGAAGGCCAAATGGAAGCCCACCGAACGTGAAGTCCTGACAGAACCTGAACTCAATGCCCTTAAGGAAAAAGAGTTCAAGAACAAAAAACTGGATCGGGTCAGAGACATATTCCTGTTCTGTTGTTTTACTGGGCTATCCTATGCCGATGTCAAGAAACTCTCATCCCTTGATATTGTATTGGATATTCGCGGACAACAATGGATCAAGACCCAAAGGAAAAAGACCAAGACCAAGAGTAGTGTACCACTACTTCCCATACCGTTACAGATTATGGAAAAATACGGGGAATTCCATGCCAGATCCAAGGACAACCTGATATTGCCCGTAATGAGCAACCAAAAGTTAAACGAATACCTGACTGACATCGCCGAACAGTGCGGCATCAACAAAAGGATCACTTTCCATCTATCGCGGCATACCTTCGCCACCACTGTGACCCTGGCCAACGGCGTGCCCATAGAATCCGTAAGCAAGATGTTGGGCCACACCAGTATAAAGACCACCCAGATCTATGCCAAGGTCGTAGATAGGAAACTGGTGGAGGACATGGATGTGGTCTTGTCCAAGTACAGGATTTGCTAG
- a CDS encoding site-specific integrase gives MRTRSTFSISFWISTSRRSDNTAKIYARITVDSQRANMSLKYTIPKEIWDSKGSKVLGRTKEAQEINTYLMEVETELFQCYRELRSRTSQITPQMVKAHYFGEDVREVTLKSLFEYHNTHNAHSLCKATLSHYKTCQKYLLKYIKQQYKCDDYRLSQLNHQFIVGFETYLRKLHPINHHANLSNNGAMKHIQRLRKMIRIAVDNEWIYKDPFQKFKIRMERKERKFLNLPELQKIQEYHTGIERLRIVKDLFVFSCYTGISYCDIMGLSEDNLVLGIDGKYWISTKRMKTKNSFKLPLVGPALSIIKRYQYHPKREPEKLFPRISNQKLNSYLKEIADACDIPKNVTFHMARHTFATTITLSNGVPIETVSKILGHTKLATTQVYARVLDKKISEDMSGLETILDSKFSDSNDNMEKLGNLDF, from the coding sequence ATGAGAACCCGGTCCACATTTTCAATCAGTTTTTGGATAAGCACATCCCGAAGGAGTGACAACACTGCAAAGATCTATGCCCGAATCACCGTTGATTCGCAAAGGGCAAACATGAGTTTAAAGTATACTATCCCGAAAGAGATCTGGGACAGTAAGGGGTCGAAGGTTCTGGGGCGAACAAAGGAAGCTCAGGAAATCAATACTTATCTGATGGAAGTTGAAACAGAACTTTTTCAATGCTATCGTGAACTTCGGTCTAGAACGTCCCAAATCACTCCACAGATGGTCAAAGCGCACTATTTTGGAGAAGATGTACGTGAAGTTACTTTAAAGAGTTTGTTTGAGTATCACAACACACATAATGCACATAGTCTTTGCAAGGCTACTCTTAGTCATTACAAGACATGTCAGAAGTACCTGTTGAAGTATATCAAACAACAATATAAATGTGATGACTACAGACTATCACAACTTAATCACCAATTTATAGTTGGATTTGAAACATATTTACGCAAATTACATCCCATAAATCATCACGCTAACCTTTCAAACAATGGTGCAATGAAGCATATTCAACGTCTACGAAAAATGATTAGAATAGCCGTTGATAATGAATGGATATATAAAGACCCATTTCAAAAGTTTAAAATTAGAATGGAAAGAAAGGAAAGGAAGTTTTTAAACTTACCTGAACTTCAGAAAATTCAAGAATATCACACAGGGATTGAACGGTTACGTATAGTAAAAGACTTGTTTGTTTTTAGTTGCTATACTGGTATTTCTTATTGTGATATAATGGGTCTTAGCGAAGATAACCTTGTACTTGGCATTGATGGAAAATATTGGATAAGCACAAAAAGGATGAAAACGAAGAATAGTTTTAAGCTTCCATTGGTTGGTCCAGCATTATCTATTATTAAACGATACCAATATCATCCTAAACGAGAACCTGAAAAACTATTCCCTAGAATCTCCAATCAAAAATTGAACAGTTATTTAAAGGAAATCGCGGATGCATGTGACATTCCAAAAAATGTTACTTTCCATATGGCAAGGCACACTTTTGCAACTACGATTACTTTGAGTAATGGGGTTCCAATAGAGACGGTTTCCAAAATATTAGGACATACAAAATTGGCCACTACCCAAGTTTATGCAAGAGTATTGGATAAGAAAATAAGTGAAGATATGAGTGGTCTAGAAACGATTCTGGATTCGAAATTTTCAGATTCAAATGACAATATGGAAAAGTTAGGAAATCTTGACTTTTGA
- a CDS encoding sugar phosphate isomerase/epimerase family protein, giving the protein MLCSTFFYAQDKFGGLALYTVRDNMGEDAKATLQKVADAGYAYIEAAGYADGKFYGMEPQEFKSYLESIGLTPVSTHMGSVTLENADQQIADTKAAGFEYFTIPVPPMGMFTFDPENRTMGMKGTMEDFAEILTTIGKKCEAAGLQLLYHNHDFEYKDNEDGIKPIVYLLENTDSKYVNFQMDLYWVTRAGADPVAYFEKYPGRFKLWHVKDMDEEGKFAPVGEGNIDFKRILDEKDTSGMEKYFVEQDMTWDKKPLEVIKISHKGLKEIGFK; this is encoded by the coding sequence ATGCTATGTTCAACCTTTTTTTATGCGCAGGATAAGTTTGGTGGACTTGCCTTATACACCGTTAGGGACAACATGGGCGAAGATGCCAAAGCAACGTTGCAAAAAGTTGCAGACGCAGGTTATGCCTACATCGAAGCAGCAGGTTATGCCGATGGAAAGTTTTATGGGATGGAACCACAAGAATTTAAATCCTATTTGGAAAGTATTGGTTTAACACCTGTGAGTACGCACATGGGAAGCGTTACATTGGAGAATGCCGATCAGCAAATTGCAGATACAAAAGCTGCCGGTTTTGAGTATTTCACCATTCCGGTACCGCCGATGGGCATGTTTACTTTTGACCCTGAGAACCGTACAATGGGGATGAAAGGGACCATGGAAGACTTTGCAGAAATCTTGACCACAATTGGCAAAAAATGCGAAGCGGCAGGACTGCAATTGCTCTACCATAACCATGACTTTGAATATAAGGATAATGAGGACGGTATAAAACCAATTGTGTATTTGTTGGAGAATACCGATTCAAAATATGTAAACTTCCAAATGGATTTATATTGGGTGACCAGAGCGGGAGCAGATCCAGTGGCCTATTTTGAGAAATACCCTGGGAGGTTCAAACTATGGCATGTAAAGGATATGGATGAAGAAGGAAAATTTGCTCCCGTAGGCGAGGGAAACATCGATTTTAAAAGAATTTTGGATGAAAAGGACACATCTGGAATGGAAAAATACTTTGTTGAGCAGGATATGACGTGGGACAAAAAACCTCTGGAAGTTATCAAAATCAGCCATAAAGGATTGAAAGAGATAGGTTTCAAATAA
- a CDS encoding recombinase family protein translates to MVFGYARVSTMEQSLDLQLDALLKEGIPQKNIYTDKVSSTKEVRKSLSKLLKYVRDGDTIVVWKLDRLARSLIHFTNLMTKLKGKGVRFRSITEPFIDTTEKSSHSEFIINIFAALAQLERDIIIERTKAGLESARRRGKILGAPRGLSKKNQQKAVLCEEYFNDGVLTVTEICERLNISRATYYKYLRHRGLSGKLRSYKR, encoded by the coding sequence ATGGTTTTTGGATATGCACGGGTGAGTACGATGGAACAAAGTTTGGACCTACAATTGGATGCACTCCTCAAGGAAGGGATTCCACAAAAGAACATTTACACGGACAAGGTATCAAGTACCAAGGAAGTACGGAAGAGTTTGAGCAAACTTTTAAAATATGTAAGGGACGGAGATACTATTGTGGTCTGGAAACTTGATCGGTTGGCAAGGAGCCTGATTCATTTTACCAATCTAATGACAAAGTTAAAAGGAAAGGGCGTTCGTTTCAGGAGTATTACCGAACCTTTCATAGATACTACGGAGAAGTCTTCACATTCGGAGTTTATCATCAACATATTTGCCGCATTGGCACAATTGGAAAGGGACATCATTATTGAACGGACCAAAGCAGGCTTGGAATCAGCAAGGAGAAGAGGAAAGATATTAGGTGCACCAAGGGGATTAAGTAAGAAAAATCAACAAAAAGCTGTACTTTGTGAGGAGTATTTCAATGACGGGGTGTTGACCGTTACAGAGATATGTGAACGATTGAACATTTCAAGAGCCACCTATTACAAGTATTTACGGCATAGGGGACTTTCAGGAAAGTTGAGATCATATAAAAGATGA